One window of the Rhodothermales bacterium genome contains the following:
- a CDS encoding NADH-quinone oxidoreductase subunit A, which translates to MPLFLQLAIAAGLSFTLLKAAALIGPNRANPIKQKAYESGMDPIGSARERYSVKFYLVAMIFIVFDVEVVFLYPWAVSFKEFLAAGAGPGVMAVVILFVTILAIGLLYDIKKGGLEFD; encoded by the coding sequence ATGCCCCTGTTCCTCCAGCTGGCCATTGCGGCTGGATTGTCCTTCACGTTGTTGAAGGCGGCGGCCCTCATTGGTCCGAACCGTGCCAACCCCATCAAGCAGAAGGCATATGAGAGTGGCATGGACCCCATCGGGTCGGCACGGGAACGCTATTCCGTGAAATTCTACCTCGTCGCCATGATCTTCATCGTGTTCGACGTTGAAGTCGTATTCCTGTATCCATGGGCGGTCAGTTTCAAGGAGTTCCTTGCCGCCGGGGCCGGTCCCGGCGTGATGGCCGTGGTCATCCTGTTTGTGACCATCCTTGCCATCGGCCTCCTTTACGACATCAAGAAAGGCGGACTCGAATTCGACTGA